Proteins from one Aureimonas sp. SA4125 genomic window:
- a CDS encoding biotin transporter BioY has product MSTRDIVHIALFAALMAVLGVFPPLMIPAIGVPITAQSMGPMLAGGILGARRGGLSMLLFVLLVAVGLPLLAGGRGGIGALVGPWSGFIYGWIISAVVIGWLTERFWHRLSFVSAFAFAVVGGIGVVYGVGVPWFAAMSGMNLGAAFLASAVAFIPGDLIKAGMAALVVVTVRQAYPLITASRVRDV; this is encoded by the coding sequence ATGAGCACCAGGGATATCGTCCACATCGCGCTGTTCGCCGCCCTGATGGCGGTGCTCGGTGTCTTTCCGCCGCTGATGATCCCGGCGATCGGCGTGCCGATCACGGCGCAGTCGATGGGACCGATGCTGGCCGGTGGCATTCTCGGCGCCCGGCGTGGCGGGCTGTCGATGCTGCTCTTCGTCCTTCTCGTCGCCGTCGGCCTGCCGTTGCTGGCCGGCGGGCGCGGCGGCATCGGCGCGCTGGTCGGCCCGTGGTCGGGCTTCATCTACGGCTGGATCATCTCCGCCGTCGTCATCGGCTGGCTGACCGAGCGCTTCTGGCACCGTCTCTCCTTCGTCTCGGCCTTCGCCTTCGCCGTCGTCGGCGGCATCGGCGTCGTCTACGGCGTCGGCGTCCCGTGGTTCGCGGCGATGTCCGGCATGAACCTCGGCGCGGCCTTCCTCGCCTCGGCCGTCGCCTTCATTCCGGGCGATCTCATCAAGGCCGGCATGGCCGCTCTGGTCGTCGTCACCGTCCGCCAGGCCTATCCGCTGATCACGGCCTCCCGCGTCCGCGACGTCTGA
- a CDS encoding cupin domain-containing protein, which translates to MTTFPPSGSLKVLDNLIRPITAEAFINEYWQRKMLLVKRNEPDFYADLLSVEDIDRLLSTVSLPVAHVNLGKNAVGISTMEYSDGVHVRTADVLRFHRAGNTIILRSMHLWLPKLRNLCEDMEETFLSDAQTNLYLTPANTQSSYPHWDAHDILVIQIAGSKRWILHENALELPLRTFEFDRARHPIGAATGEIFLEAGDIAYIPRGLAHNPMATEYSVHIALGIKVNTWADVMANICSQLFMTETAFRDALPIRVGGAGFDRAACESRFQDLESRLTPARMRKALDQLEEVHAARRRPRTDGTLTSIAKQQELGLDTIVSLPDGARTEFRMDGENCEALINGVRLRLGKHLVEPFEFLSRIGKVRVRDIPAQTDEQRLALAVKLVDEGCLVVAA; encoded by the coding sequence ATGACAACCTTTCCGCCGTCAGGCAGCCTGAAGGTTCTCGACAATCTGATCAGACCCATCACTGCCGAGGCGTTCATCAACGAGTATTGGCAGCGGAAGATGCTGCTGGTGAAGCGAAATGAGCCCGATTTTTACGCCGACCTATTGTCTGTCGAAGACATCGATCGGCTGCTGAGCACCGTGTCACTGCCGGTTGCCCACGTGAACCTGGGGAAGAACGCGGTCGGCATATCGACAATGGAGTACAGTGACGGCGTTCATGTCAGGACTGCCGACGTGCTCCGCTTTCATCGGGCGGGTAACACGATCATCCTGCGTTCGATGCATCTTTGGCTCCCCAAGCTTCGAAATCTCTGCGAAGACATGGAGGAGACGTTTCTCTCGGACGCGCAGACCAACCTATATCTCACGCCCGCCAACACCCAGAGCTCCTATCCGCACTGGGACGCGCACGACATCCTGGTCATTCAGATCGCCGGCAGCAAGCGCTGGATTCTGCATGAGAACGCGCTCGAGCTGCCGCTTCGGACCTTTGAGTTTGACCGGGCTCGTCATCCGATCGGTGCGGCTACGGGTGAGATCTTTCTCGAAGCGGGCGACATCGCTTACATTCCCCGAGGGCTGGCTCACAATCCAATGGCCACAGAGTACTCGGTCCACATCGCGCTCGGTATCAAGGTGAACACCTGGGCCGACGTGATGGCGAACATCTGCAGCCAGCTTTTCATGACGGAAACGGCTTTTCGTGACGCTTTGCCCATTCGGGTTGGCGGAGCCGGCTTCGACCGCGCCGCATGCGAGTCCCGCTTTCAGGATCTCGAATCCCGCCTCACGCCAGCGCGAATGCGGAAGGCCCTCGACCAGCTGGAGGAGGTTCACGCCGCGCGCCGGAGGCCCCGCACGGATGGCACGCTCACGTCCATTGCCAAGCAGCAGGAACTCGGACTCGACACGATTGTCTCGCTTCCTGATGGCGCTCGCACAGAATTCCGCATGGATGGCGAGAACTGCGAGGCACTCATCAACGGGGTTCGCCTGCGTCTCGGAAAGCACTTGGTTGAGCCGTTCGAGTTCCTCAGCCGCATTGGCAAGGTCAGGGTGCGAGACATCCCGGCGCAGACCGACGAGCAACGGCTGGCGTTGGCCGTGAAGCTGGTGGACGAGGGGTGCCTTGTCGTCGCTGCTTAG
- a CDS encoding HEXXH motif-containing putative peptide modification protein, with amino-acid sequence MSALSSLATVIEWREGADAAHLDKLDALRINLVAGALASALSRPAIRAGLSPHLNLLPQISPNAADRIFQAPAVCQAVRLNDAGQLAATVKAEIVFDLCPDEHVESWTALGDAWLGLYGPVASPVRLRMGADGRLRGPSLAAGIPVDLASPLLLQHPAAGLDAGCAVSADVGDATICKLDEAATLIEAISPPAWSAVRRFTANLVLRQDGRSPPAFRSASSAAAIGRCVLVNAGSSETSPAEIAEGLVHETVHALASCAEIEAPIFLPIEGEIRGDVRSPWTGALLHQHAFLHACIVWFAIQRFWEAALTAGILPGHAGRRVDQIRAGFKRLETSTCQAVAPAALLFITDLKGRATGP; translated from the coding sequence ATGAGCGCGCTCTCTAGCCTGGCGACAGTCATAGAGTGGCGAGAGGGAGCGGACGCGGCGCATCTGGATAAGCTCGACGCCCTCCGTATCAATCTCGTCGCTGGCGCGCTGGCGTCTGCCTTGTCCCGGCCCGCCATCCGCGCGGGCCTCTCGCCCCACCTCAATCTTCTACCGCAAATATCACCGAATGCGGCCGACCGGATATTCCAGGCGCCGGCCGTATGCCAGGCGGTGCGGCTCAACGATGCCGGGCAACTCGCCGCAACCGTGAAAGCAGAGATCGTTTTTGACCTCTGCCCGGACGAACACGTTGAGAGCTGGACCGCCCTCGGAGATGCGTGGTTGGGTCTGTACGGGCCGGTCGCGTCTCCTGTTCGGCTGCGCATGGGCGCGGACGGACGATTGCGCGGGCCGTCGCTGGCCGCAGGGATACCGGTCGACCTCGCAAGCCCGCTCCTCCTGCAGCACCCAGCCGCCGGACTGGATGCGGGCTGCGCGGTGAGTGCCGACGTCGGTGATGCGACGATTTGCAAGCTCGACGAGGCTGCGACCCTGATCGAGGCGATTTCGCCGCCGGCCTGGTCGGCTGTCCGAAGATTCACAGCCAATCTCGTCCTTCGGCAGGACGGGAGGTCGCCGCCGGCTTTCCGCAGTGCCAGCTCGGCTGCGGCCATTGGCCGATGCGTCTTGGTGAACGCGGGCTCATCGGAAACGAGTCCGGCCGAGATAGCGGAGGGCTTGGTCCACGAGACGGTGCATGCCCTCGCGAGCTGCGCCGAGATCGAGGCGCCCATCTTCCTTCCCATCGAGGGCGAGATTCGGGGGGATGTTCGCTCCCCCTGGACAGGGGCACTCCTTCACCAGCACGCTTTTCTGCACGCCTGCATTGTTTGGTTCGCAATTCAGCGGTTCTGGGAGGCGGCGCTGACCGCTGGCATTCTGCCGGGCCATGCGGGCCGGCGCGTTGACCAGATTCGTGCGGGCTTCAAGCGGCTTGAAACGTCAACCTGCCAAGCAGTGGCGCCGGCCGCCCTGCTGTTCATCACAGATCTCAAGGGAAGGGCCACTGGACCATGA
- a CDS encoding radical SAM protein, with product MLRLSRYLAISEPFVQTGEETARRLIFSTRSLQTLLIAGGLWDKLVESDFGAIPADFLSLLRSHLILVDETVDELSTVIRTSRAAIAGTRTLYECIQPTGFCNFGCAYCGQDHAHVRLRPRDQTLLVDRVAKRLGSIRDDACRYELLRVGWFGGEPLAAIDIIRKLSRSLQDIARQHGCAYDAHIVTNGFGLVPAIARELVLDLGVTEIELTLDGPAHEHDRRRVTSKQGKTFERIYQNLEGLLALDLPVDVSIRCNVDRYNCHAIPELIDRVAALPSRDRLRLYFAPIHDWGNDASQTAIAVDEYAELEIEWMALMLRKGLAAALIPAAKPIVCMAVNPHAELIDPFGQTFNCTEVSLVPAYGSPNVYARGTLSQERTSQPADMLANFLHKVEDKQFGCANCPMLPVCGGACPKQWESGKAPCPSAKRNISDRLLLAYAASQMTARGHERAL from the coding sequence ATGCTCCGACTATCTCGTTACCTTGCGATTAGTGAGCCATTCGTTCAAACCGGTGAAGAAACCGCGCGACGGCTCATCTTCTCTACTCGCTCTCTTCAGACCCTGCTGATCGCCGGTGGGCTGTGGGACAAGCTGGTGGAAAGTGATTTCGGTGCGATCCCGGCCGACTTTTTGAGCCTGCTTCGTTCGCACCTCATTCTAGTCGACGAGACGGTCGATGAACTCTCTACGGTGATACGGACGAGTCGCGCGGCCATCGCCGGCACACGCACCCTTTACGAGTGTATCCAGCCGACGGGTTTTTGCAATTTCGGCTGCGCCTATTGCGGGCAGGATCACGCTCATGTTCGGTTGCGTCCGCGTGATCAGACGCTGTTGGTGGACCGTGTCGCGAAGCGTCTGGGCTCGATCCGGGATGACGCGTGCCGTTATGAACTGCTGAGGGTGGGTTGGTTCGGAGGCGAACCGCTTGCCGCCATTGACATTATCCGTAAGCTATCGAGGTCTCTTCAAGATATCGCGCGGCAGCACGGCTGCGCATACGACGCGCATATCGTGACAAACGGCTTCGGCCTGGTTCCAGCGATCGCTCGTGAGCTGGTGCTGGACCTCGGCGTGACGGAGATTGAACTCACCCTCGATGGTCCGGCGCACGAGCACGACCGGCGACGCGTCACGTCAAAGCAAGGCAAGACATTCGAGCGGATCTACCAGAACCTTGAGGGTTTGCTGGCGCTGGACTTACCTGTCGATGTGTCCATTCGCTGTAACGTCGACAGATACAATTGTCACGCTATTCCGGAGTTGATTGACCGCGTCGCCGCGCTACCCTCGCGCGATCGGCTCCGGCTATACTTCGCTCCGATCCATGACTGGGGCAATGACGCGTCGCAGACAGCGATTGCGGTGGACGAGTACGCCGAACTCGAGATCGAGTGGATGGCGCTCATGCTACGCAAGGGCCTCGCGGCGGCGCTCATCCCGGCGGCGAAGCCCATAGTCTGCATGGCTGTCAACCCGCACGCGGAGCTGATCGACCCCTTCGGTCAGACCTTCAATTGCACCGAGGTCTCGCTGGTCCCGGCGTACGGGTCTCCCAACGTCTACGCGCGAGGCACGTTGAGCCAGGAGCGAACTTCGCAGCCTGCCGACATGCTCGCCAATTTCCTGCACAAGGTCGAGGATAAGCAGTTTGGTTGCGCGAACTGCCCGATGCTTCCGGTTTGCGGCGGGGCCTGTCCGAAGCAGTGGGAGAGCGGCAAGGCTCCCTGCCCCTCCGCGAAGCGCAACATCTCGGATCGCCTATTGCTGGCCTATGCAGCAAGCCAAATGACGGCGAGGGGCCATGAGCGCGCTCTCTAG
- a CDS encoding IS66 family transposase produces MDRGDLQRLTKEELIDLVLKIQRPEKTSRTSSKPPSSDRKERREQARPGGAKPGHEGHSRAMGEDFDRLVDHRPEQCSCCQAALADSLPAEIGGTYETVDLPEIKPFVTRHRRLSVCCPSCGTLVSAGLPDAARGTPFGPRLHAVATYLKTFQALSYERLQKALADLFGLQISQGGLMNMLRRAQGTFVADRDLAIAALRRSKVVASDETGVRIEGSNAFQWVFRCDDAVVHRAAPTRGAIVVRTLMDGHRPKVWCSDRYSAQQGHADAHQTCLAHLARDVAYAEQAGEDLLPSRLRIWLSKAFALASGITTFAASTIVAKRRALERSLSEILAAPTSCPFARVVQHKFRRARDQLLTFTLWTGMVEATNNGCERALRPAVIQRKVTNGYRSMWAAEGEADIRTVVDTARLRQGGNVFNTILETVGA; encoded by the coding sequence ATGGATCGCGGTGATTTGCAGCGTCTGACGAAGGAAGAGTTGATCGATCTGGTGCTGAAGATTCAGCGTCCGGAGAAGACGTCACGCACATCCTCGAAGCCTCCGTCTAGTGACCGCAAGGAGCGCCGTGAGCAGGCAAGACCTGGCGGCGCCAAGCCCGGTCACGAAGGCCACAGCCGAGCGATGGGTGAGGATTTCGATCGGCTCGTCGATCACCGTCCCGAGCAATGCTCCTGCTGCCAGGCAGCCCTGGCCGATAGCCTTCCCGCGGAGATCGGCGGCACGTACGAGACGGTCGATCTGCCGGAGATCAAGCCGTTCGTGACGCGTCATCGCCGGCTTTCGGTTTGTTGTCCTTCCTGCGGCACGCTTGTCTCAGCGGGATTGCCCGATGCGGCAAGGGGGACGCCGTTCGGGCCGCGGCTGCATGCGGTGGCGACCTATCTTAAGACCTTCCAGGCCCTGTCCTATGAACGGCTTCAGAAAGCTCTGGCCGATCTCTTCGGCTTGCAGATCAGCCAGGGCGGGCTGATGAACATGCTGCGCCGGGCGCAGGGCACCTTCGTCGCCGACCGCGATCTCGCCATTGCCGCCCTGCGCCGCTCCAAGGTGGTGGCCTCGGACGAGACCGGCGTTCGCATCGAAGGCAGCAACGCCTTCCAATGGGTGTTTCGCTGCGATGACGCAGTCGTCCATCGTGCCGCTCCGACCCGTGGTGCCATCGTGGTCAGGACCCTGATGGACGGGCACCGGCCAAAGGTCTGGTGTTCCGATCGCTACTCTGCCCAGCAGGGACATGCCGACGCCCATCAGACCTGTCTGGCTCATCTGGCCCGCGACGTCGCCTACGCCGAACAGGCGGGCGAGGATCTGCTGCCGTCGCGGCTGCGGATCTGGCTGTCCAAGGCTTTCGCTTTGGCCAGCGGCATCACGACCTTCGCCGCATCGACCATCGTCGCCAAGCGCCGTGCACTGGAGCGAAGTCTTTCCGAGATCCTCGCCGCACCGACCTCCTGCCCTTTCGCTCGAGTGGTCCAGCACAAGTTCAGGCGAGCGCGCGACCAGCTCCTGACCTTCACTCTCTGGACCGGGATGGTCGAGGCCACCAACAACGGCTGCGAGCGCGCCCTGCGACCGGCCGTGATCCAGCGCAAGGTCACCAACGGCTATCGATCCATGTGGGCCGCCGAAGGCGAAGCTGACATCCGAACCGTCGTCGATACCGCCCGGCTGCGCCAAGGGGGCAACGTCTTCAACACAATTCTCGAGACGGTAGGCGCCTGA
- a CDS encoding IS256 family transposase, producing MTEDRLPLAELFAKAGDGDFLRTIAESVMQLLMEVDVEGMIGAGRHERTQERATYRNGYRDRSLDTRLGSLQLRIPKLRQGSYFPPFLEPRKLSEKALVAVIQEAWISGVSTRRVDDLVQAMGLSGIGKSTVSKLCKDIDERVGGFLDRPLTGDWPYLWLDATYLKQREGGRIVSVAAIIAVAVNTDGKREIVGLHIGPSEAETFWSSFLKSLVRRGLSGVKLVISDAHEGLKAAIRRVFSASWQRCRVHWMRNALSYVPKAQQSMAAAALRQAFAQPDRASASQALRHVADQLRGKCPKLGAFIDNSETDVLAHMDFPSQHRTRIHSTNSLERLNKEVKRRADVVGIFPNEGSIIRLIGAVLLEANDEWQIQNRYMQTEPMADLMAMGNTAKPEQISTEVA from the coding sequence ATGACCGAGGACAGACTACCGCTTGCCGAGCTTTTTGCGAAAGCCGGGGACGGCGATTTCCTGAGAACGATAGCCGAGAGCGTGATGCAGCTCCTTATGGAGGTCGACGTTGAAGGCATGATCGGCGCCGGGCGCCACGAACGGACGCAGGAACGGGCGACTTATCGCAATGGCTACCGCGACCGCTCGCTCGACACGCGGCTCGGCTCGTTGCAGCTTCGGATACCCAAGCTTCGGCAGGGCAGCTACTTCCCGCCGTTCCTGGAGCCGAGAAAGCTCTCGGAGAAGGCCTTGGTTGCCGTCATTCAGGAAGCTTGGATCAGCGGCGTTTCCACCCGGCGGGTCGACGATCTGGTACAGGCCATGGGGCTGTCGGGGATCGGCAAGAGCACCGTATCGAAGCTGTGCAAAGACATCGACGAACGCGTCGGCGGCTTCCTCGACCGTCCTCTCACTGGCGACTGGCCCTACCTCTGGCTGGATGCGACCTACCTGAAGCAGCGCGAGGGTGGACGCATCGTTTCGGTCGCCGCCATAATCGCCGTGGCCGTGAACACGGACGGCAAGCGCGAGATCGTCGGCCTTCACATCGGCCCCTCGGAAGCGGAGACGTTTTGGTCGAGCTTCCTCAAGAGCCTCGTGCGCCGCGGCCTGTCCGGCGTGAAGCTCGTGATCTCGGATGCTCACGAAGGGCTGAAAGCCGCCATTCGCCGGGTGTTCAGCGCCTCCTGGCAGCGCTGCCGGGTGCATTGGATGCGCAACGCCCTGTCGTATGTCCCGAAGGCGCAGCAGAGCATGGCGGCGGCCGCGCTGCGCCAAGCCTTCGCCCAGCCCGATCGTGCTAGCGCCAGCCAGGCGCTGCGCCACGTCGCCGACCAGCTTCGGGGAAAGTGTCCAAAGCTCGGGGCCTTCATCGACAACAGCGAGACCGACGTGCTGGCGCACATGGATTTTCCCAGTCAGCACCGGACCCGGATCCATTCGACGAATTCCCTGGAGCGCCTGAACAAGGAGGTGAAGCGGCGTGCCGACGTCGTCGGAATCTTCCCGAACGAGGGATCCATCATCCGGCTCATCGGCGCCGTCCTTCTCGAGGCCAACGACGAATGGCAGATCCAGAACCGCTACATGCAGACCGAACCCATGGCCGACCTCATGGCCATGGGCAACACTGCAAAACCCGAACAGATTTCCACCGAAGTCGCCTGA
- a CDS encoding transcription factor — MADRLAALKGVSTSETVRQALQKEPEHIQPQEEMSPRVREVLARVRELHAKHPLTGQTADKAWIDSLYEDD; from the coding sequence TTGGCCGACCGCCTTGCAGCGCTCAAAGGCGTCAGCACGAGCGAAACGGTGCGTCAGGCTTTGCAGAAGGAACCGGAGCATATCCAGCCTCAAGAAGAGATGTCGCCGCGCGTGCGCGAAGTGCTGGCACGGGTGCGAGAGCTCCATGCAAAGCATCCTCTCACGGGGCAGACGGCCGACAAGGCCTGGATCGATAGCCTTTACGAAGACGACTGA
- the glpK gene encoding glycerol kinase GlpK: MSGYVLAIDQGTTSTRAIVFDDGFRIIGVGQQEFPQHFPRSGWVEHDPEDIWNSVLATIRTALADASLSAADIAAIGITNQRETTLLWDRETGKAVHNAIVWQDRRTAEFCRGLVADGAEAMVTDRTGLIVDPYFSGTKLRWLLDHVDGAHIKAEAGKLAFGTVDTFLLWRLTGGRVHATDATNASRTMLFDISANQWDDDLLKLLGVPRAVLPEVRDCAADFGATDPGLFGVAIPILGMAGDQYAATLGQACFRPGMLKSTYGTGCFAVLNTGAEKVTSTNRLLTTIAYRIDGVTTYALEGSIFMAGASVQWLRDGLRLMDRADRSGPMAAEADDSQDVYLVPAFTGLGAPWWDAEARGAIFGLTRNTGPNEIARAALEAVCYQTADLLDAMRRDWTSRGDTVLRVDGGMVASDWTMQRLADLLAAPVDRPVVLETTALGAAWLAGQKAGVWPGMDGFSDRWRLERRFEPAMDAVTRGRKLTGWSDAVKRTLTRI, from the coding sequence ATGTCCGGCTACGTCCTCGCCATCGACCAGGGCACGACCTCCACCCGGGCCATTGTCTTCGACGACGGCTTTCGCATCATCGGCGTCGGGCAGCAGGAGTTTCCCCAGCACTTTCCGCGCTCCGGCTGGGTCGAGCACGACCCCGAGGACATCTGGAATTCCGTGCTGGCGACGATCCGCACGGCGCTCGCCGACGCCTCGCTGTCGGCCGCCGACATCGCCGCCATCGGCATCACCAACCAGCGCGAGACGACGCTGCTCTGGGATCGCGAGACCGGCAAGGCCGTGCACAATGCCATCGTCTGGCAGGACCGCCGCACCGCCGAATTCTGCCGCGGCCTCGTCGCCGACGGGGCGGAGGCGATGGTCACGGACAGGACAGGCCTCATCGTCGACCCCTATTTCTCCGGCACGAAGCTGCGCTGGCTGCTCGACCATGTCGACGGCGCGCACATCAAGGCGGAGGCCGGAAAACTTGCCTTCGGCACGGTCGACACGTTCCTGCTCTGGCGCCTCACCGGCGGCCGGGTGCACGCGACCGACGCCACGAATGCCAGCCGGACCATGCTGTTCGACATTTCCGCCAACCAGTGGGACGACGATCTCCTGAAACTTCTCGGCGTGCCGCGCGCCGTGCTGCCGGAAGTGCGCGATTGCGCCGCCGATTTCGGCGCGACCGATCCAGGGCTGTTCGGCGTCGCGATCCCGATCCTCGGCATGGCCGGCGACCAGTATGCCGCCACCCTCGGTCAGGCCTGCTTTCGCCCGGGAATGCTGAAGTCGACCTACGGCACCGGCTGCTTTGCCGTGCTGAATACCGGGGCGGAAAAAGTCACCTCGACGAACCGGCTGCTGACCACCATCGCCTACCGTATCGACGGCGTCACGACCTATGCCCTGGAGGGCTCGATCTTCATGGCCGGCGCCAGCGTCCAGTGGTTGCGCGATGGTCTGAGACTGATGGATCGGGCCGACCGCTCGGGGCCGATGGCGGCGGAGGCGGACGACAGCCAGGACGTCTATCTCGTCCCCGCCTTCACCGGCCTCGGCGCGCCCTGGTGGGACGCGGAGGCGCGCGGCGCGATCTTCGGCCTCACCCGCAACACCGGGCCGAACGAGATCGCCCGCGCGGCGCTCGAGGCCGTCTGCTACCAGACCGCCGACCTCCTCGACGCCATGCGCCGCGACTGGACGAGCCGGGGCGACACGGTGCTGCGCGTCGACGGCGGCATGGTCGCCTCCGACTGGACGATGCAGCGCCTCGCCGACCTCCTGGCCGCCCCCGTCGACCGGCCCGTGGTCCTGGAGACGACGGCGCTCGGCGCCGCCTGGCTCGCCGGCCAGAAGGCGGGCGTGTGGCCGGGCATGGATGGATTTTCGGATCGCTGGCGGCTGGAACGCCGTTTCGAGCCGGCGATGGACGCGGTCACGCGTGGCCGCAAGCTCACCGGCTGGAGCGATGCGGTGAAGCGGACGCTGACGCGGATCTAA
- a CDS encoding ABC transporter substrate-binding protein yields the protein MKKQWMLSAAAMALTLGAGPAYADMDAAKSFLDTEIKELSTLDRAAQEKELQWFIDAAKPFAGMDIKVVSETIATHEYESKVLAPAFTAITGIKVSHDLIGEGDVVEKLQTQMQSGENIYDAYINDSDLIGTHWRYQQARNLTEWMEGEGKAVTNPDLDLADYIGTSFTTAPDKQLYQLPDQQFANLYWFRYDWFNDEKNKADFKAKYGYDLGVPVNWSAYEDIAEFFTGREIDGKKVFGHMDYGKKDPSLGWRFTDAWLSMAGNGDKGIPNGVPVDEWGIRVNEQSQPVGSCVARGGDTNGPAAVYSIQKYIDWMKAYAPPAAQGMTFSESGPVPAQGEIAQQIFWYTAFTADMVKEGLPVVDAEGNPKWRMAPSPHGVYWKDGMKLGYQDVGSWTLMKSTPVDRAQAAWLYAQFVSSKTVDVKKSHVGLTFVRESTIRDESFTERAPKLGGLVEFYRSPARVQWSPTGTNVPDYPKLAQLWWQAIGDASAGDKTPQEAMDSLCAEQEKVMERLERAGIQGDIGPKMNEEKDMAYWAEQAKANGTLAPQPKVENEKEKPITVNYDELVKSWADAAPAK from the coding sequence ATGAAGAAGCAATGGATGCTATCGGCGGCCGCGATGGCGCTGACGCTCGGCGCCGGCCCGGCCTATGCCGACATGGACGCCGCCAAGTCGTTCCTCGACACCGAGATCAAGGAGCTCTCGACCCTCGATCGCGCGGCCCAGGAAAAGGAACTGCAGTGGTTCATCGATGCGGCCAAGCCGTTTGCCGGCATGGACATCAAGGTCGTCTCCGAGACGATCGCCACGCATGAATACGAATCCAAGGTGCTGGCACCCGCCTTCACCGCCATCACCGGCATCAAGGTCTCGCACGACCTGATCGGCGAAGGCGATGTCGTCGAGAAGCTGCAGACGCAGATGCAGTCGGGCGAGAACATCTACGACGCCTACATTAACGACAGCGATCTCATCGGCACCCACTGGCGCTACCAGCAGGCGCGCAACCTGACCGAATGGATGGAAGGCGAAGGCAAGGCCGTCACCAATCCGGACCTCGATCTCGCCGACTATATCGGCACCTCCTTCACCACCGCGCCGGACAAGCAACTCTACCAGCTGCCCGACCAGCAGTTCGCCAACCTCTACTGGTTCCGCTACGACTGGTTCAACGACGAGAAGAACAAGGCCGACTTCAAGGCCAAGTACGGCTATGACCTCGGCGTGCCCGTCAACTGGTCGGCCTATGAGGACATCGCCGAATTCTTCACCGGCCGCGAGATCGACGGCAAGAAGGTCTTCGGCCATATGGACTACGGCAAGAAGGACCCGTCGCTCGGCTGGCGCTTCACCGATGCCTGGCTGTCGATGGCCGGCAACGGCGACAAGGGCATTCCGAACGGCGTGCCGGTCGACGAATGGGGCATCCGCGTCAACGAGCAGAGCCAGCCCGTCGGCTCCTGCGTCGCCCGCGGCGGCGACACCAACGGACCGGCTGCGGTCTACTCCATCCAGAAGTACATCGACTGGATGAAGGCCTACGCGCCGCCGGCGGCCCAGGGCATGACCTTCTCGGAATCCGGCCCCGTCCCGGCGCAGGGCGAGATCGCCCAGCAGATCTTCTGGTACACCGCCTTCACCGCCGACATGGTCAAGGAAGGCCTGCCGGTGGTCGACGCCGAGGGCAACCCGAAATGGCGCATGGCCCCCTCGCCGCACGGCGTCTACTGGAAGGACGGCATGAAGCTCGGCTACCAGGACGTCGGCTCCTGGACGCTGATGAAGTCGACCCCGGTCGACCGTGCCCAGGCGGCCTGGCTCTACGCCCAGTTCGTCTCCTCGAAGACCGTCGACGTGAAGAAGAGCCATGTCGGCCTGACCTTCGTGCGCGAGTCGACGATCCGCGACGAGAGCTTCACCGAACGCGCGCCGAAGCTCGGCGGTCTCGTGGAGTTCTACCGCTCGCCGGCCCGCGTCCAGTGGTCGCCGACCGGCACGAACGTTCCGGACTATCCGAAGCTCGCCCAGCTCTGGTGGCAGGCGATCGGCGACGCGTCCGCCGGCGACAAGACCCCGCAGGAAGCCATGGACTCGCTCTGCGCCGAGCAGGAGAAGGTCATGGAACGCCTCGAGCGCGCCGGCATCCAGGGCGACATCGGCCCGAAGATGAACGAAGAGAAGGACATGGCGTACTGGGCCGAGCAGGCCAAGGCGAACGGCACCCTCGCGCCGCAGCCCAAGGTCGAGAACGAGAAGGAAAAGCCAATCACCGTCAACTATGACGAGCTGGTGAAGAGCTGGGCCGACGCCGCTCCGGCCAAGTAG
- a CDS encoding DUF2160 family membrane protein — MIDLTWMAWTWPTAIFFIAIFALIALMGVWEYASPGGNPRFGILRFETTRGDRLFLSLLGSAFICLGFLGLSEISLWWALVVCLGYAVLVFRLV, encoded by the coding sequence ATGATCGACCTCACTTGGATGGCCTGGACCTGGCCGACGGCGATCTTCTTCATCGCCATCTTCGCTTTGATCGCGCTGATGGGCGTCTGGGAATATGCCTCGCCCGGCGGCAATCCGCGCTTCGGCATTCTGCGCTTCGAGACGACGCGCGGCGACCGGCTGTTCCTGTCGCTGCTCGGCTCGGCCTTCATCTGTCTCGGCTTTCTCGGTCTCAGCGAGATCTCGCTGTGGTGGGCGCTCGTCGTCTGCCTCGGCTACGCCGTCCTCGTTTTCCGCCTCGTCTAG
- a CDS encoding helix-turn-helix transcriptional regulator gives MIVMTRAEYEDLIEDSGDIALIRQAEIDYPDAPGMLSDLASAVWAGELHPLAAWRKSVGLTQAELAAAAGLRPATVSDIESRKIDPRLSTLKALAKALKLGIEDITD, from the coding sequence ATGATCGTCATGACTCGTGCGGAGTATGAAGACCTGATTGAGGATTCCGGCGATATCGCTCTCATTCGTCAGGCCGAGATTGACTACCCCGACGCGCCGGGAATGCTGAGCGACTTGGCGAGCGCGGTCTGGGCGGGCGAGCTTCACCCGCTCGCCGCCTGGCGCAAGTCCGTCGGCCTGACGCAGGCGGAACTCGCCGCGGCGGCGGGCCTTCGGCCGGCGACGGTCAGCGACATCGAGAGCCGCAAGATCGACCCGCGGCTGTCGACGCTGAAGGCCCTGGCGAAAGCCCTGAAGCTCGGCATCGAGGACATCACCGACTGA